A single Anaerolineae bacterium DNA region contains:
- a CDS encoding gluconate 2-dehydrogenase subunit 3 family protein encodes MSSYVSRRNLIKSVGLAGVARTLPLGFGAFALAPEMPRLPWPAPQQEGAEGAGLTYAFLNSEEQAFIEAAVARLIPADELGPGALEAGVPQFIDRQLIGVFGSGGDWYLQGPWVEGEPEQGYQMRLVPQEIYRAGIRDINLYCQETYGGPFAELAEEQQIEVLQGLQSGEIALQDVPAALFFSTLYQNTMEGFFADPIYGGNRNKVGWRLVGYPGAASVDYGALVEEYYNRPYEVEPVSIADIQTGEASHSHE; translated from the coding sequence ATGTCCAGTTACGTTAGCCGCAGGAACCTTATCAAGAGCGTCGGCCTGGCCGGTGTGGCCCGGACGTTGCCGCTGGGCTTCGGAGCCTTCGCGCTAGCGCCCGAGATGCCCCGGTTGCCCTGGCCGGCCCCTCAGCAGGAGGGCGCCGAGGGAGCGGGCTTGACCTATGCCTTCCTGAACTCGGAGGAACAGGCCTTCATCGAGGCGGCCGTGGCCCGGCTCATCCCCGCGGATGAACTGGGGCCCGGCGCCCTAGAGGCAGGCGTGCCCCAGTTCATCGACCGCCAGCTCATCGGTGTGTTTGGCAGCGGGGGAGACTGGTACTTGCAGGGGCCATGGGTGGAAGGTGAGCCCGAGCAGGGCTACCAGATGCGACTGGTTCCCCAGGAGATCTACCGGGCCGGGATCCGCGACATCAACCTCTACTGCCAGGAAACGTACGGTGGCCCCTTCGCCGAGCTCGCCGAGGAGCAGCAGATCGAGGTGCTCCAGGGGCTCCAGTCGGGCGAAATAGCCCTCCAGGACGTCCCGGCTGCCCTCTTCTTCAGCACCCTCTACCAGAACACCATGGAGGGCTTCTTCGCCGACCCCATCTACGGTGGCAACCGGAACAAGGTCGGCTGGCGGCTGGTCGGTTACCCCGGTGCTGCCTCGGTGGACTACGGTGCTCTCGTAGAGGAGTACTACAACCGGCCGTACGAGGTTGAGCCCGTCAGCATCGCCGACATCCAGACGGGCGAGGCCTCGCACTCGCACGAGTAA
- a CDS encoding c-type cytochrome — translation MKTRRMLPLFLVVLILAVVGSLALIVSLPGPARTFAQGGATPSLEMIEEGRQVAQEFGCLTCHTTTGARLIGPTLLGLYGSSVPLADGRTVVADETYIRGQLVSGHSATVLDYPSDVMPDYGALMSDEQVSAVVAWIVSLSGEAQPTQVTTPASAAPPFMLAEEDEQIARQLWEFLQEANYQENWSTIPGKGLLYRGQDPHGALLSTYLNPEAAQALQERPRLMPHGAIIVKENYTEDETLAAITVMVKSDGYYPDHNDWFWASYGPEGELDVAGPVPGCISCHGAVWSNDYVFSFPLAPLDPSRPRPRTVEEAGVPAVPPATPAFTPAPETPTPVPMVEVTPAIAVEDQPIVANSVVIAEVMSRGPGWLVIHADSNGNPGPVIGFAPVHPGRNPDVVVEIDAEQATTTLHAMLHEDTGAIGVYEFPEGDPPVRVEGRVAVVPFEVAGPAVAATATPAATPTVAAPATATATAVPPPTVAPTPTTAASPTAPPATPEATPELVATGRQIAQRAGCFGCHSTDGSRLLGPTFQGLYGSTVPLADGSTVVADEEYLHRSIVDPNAQIVRGFSSGLMPGNYGQQLDENEIEALIEFIKSLGI, via the coding sequence TTGAAGACAAGACGCATGTTGCCGCTGTTCCTTGTTGTGCTCATCCTCGCCGTGGTCGGCTCGCTGGCCCTGATCGTCTCTCTCCCGGGCCCAGCAAGAACCTTCGCCCAGGGAGGGGCCACGCCGTCTCTCGAGATGATCGAGGAGGGGCGGCAGGTGGCGCAGGAGTTCGGGTGCCTAACTTGCCACACCACCACTGGAGCCCGATTGATCGGTCCTACCTTGTTGGGGCTCTACGGTAGCTCGGTGCCCCTGGCCGATGGCCGCACCGTGGTCGCCGACGAGACCTACATCCGAGGCCAGCTCGTTTCGGGACACTCCGCCACCGTGCTCGACTACCCGTCCGATGTCATGCCAGACTACGGTGCCCTCATGTCGGACGAGCAAGTCTCCGCCGTGGTCGCCTGGATCGTGAGCCTAAGTGGAGAGGCGCAGCCGACCCAGGTCACCACCCCAGCGTCGGCCGCACCTCCGTTCATGCTCGCCGAGGAGGATGAGCAGATCGCGCGACAGCTGTGGGAGTTCCTCCAGGAGGCCAACTACCAGGAGAACTGGTCCACCATCCCGGGCAAGGGCCTTCTGTATCGGGGCCAGGATCCACACGGGGCCCTGCTCTCCACCTACCTCAACCCGGAGGCCGCCCAGGCCCTGCAGGAGCGCCCGCGCCTCATGCCTCACGGCGCCATCATCGTCAAAGAGAATTACACCGAGGATGAGACGCTGGCCGCGATTACGGTCATGGTGAAGTCGGATGGGTACTACCCCGACCACAACGACTGGTTCTGGGCCTCATACGGGCCCGAGGGCGAGCTAGACGTCGCCGGCCCTGTCCCCGGATGCATCTCCTGCCACGGCGCCGTCTGGTCCAACGACTATGTCTTCAGCTTCCCCCTAGCTCCGCTGGACCCATCTCGGCCCCGGCCCCGGACGGTGGAGGAGGCGGGCGTGCCTGCTGTGCCGCCGGCCACTCCGGCCTTTACCCCCGCGCCCGAGACTCCGACTCCAGTGCCTATGGTGGAGGTGACGCCGGCCATCGCGGTCGAGGATCAGCCTATCGTGGCCAACAGCGTGGTGATCGCTGAGGTGATGAGCCGGGGGCCGGGCTGGCTGGTCATCCATGCCGACAGCAACGGCAACCCTGGCCCCGTGATCGGGTTCGCCCCGGTCCACCCCGGACGCAACCCGGACGTGGTGGTCGAGATTGACGCCGAGCAGGCCACCACGACGCTGCACGCCATGCTACACGAGGACACCGGCGCGATCGGGGTCTACGAGTTTCCCGAGGGCGACCCGCCGGTCCGGGTGGAGGGTCGGGTGGCGGTGGTTCCCTTCGAGGTAGCGGGACCGGCCGTGGCGGCCACGGCGACGCCCGCAGCTACGCCGACTGTGGCCGCTCCGGCGACCGCCACCGCTACGGCTGTGCCGCCTCCCACGGTGGCTCCTACTCCCACGACGGCCGCTTCGCCTACTGCACCTCCGGCCACCCCCGAGGCTACGCCCGAACTGGTGGCCACAGGTAGGCAGATCGCCCAGCGCGCCGGGTGCTTCGGGTGCCACTCCACCGACGGCTCCCGGCTGCTCGGTCCTACCTTCCAGGGGCTGTACGGCAGCACCGTGCCTCTGGCGGATGGAAGCACCGTAGTGGCCGACGAGGAGTACCTGCACCGATCCATCGTAGATCCTAATGCTCAGATTGTGCGGGGATTCTCCTCCGGCCTAATGCCCGGCAACTACGGGCAGCAACTGGATGAGAACGAGATAGAGGCTTTGATCGAGTTCATCAAGAGCCTGGGGATCTGA
- a CDS encoding aminotransferase class V-fold PLP-dependent enzyme gives MDVYAELGVTPVINAAGTLTNLGGSLMPPEVLEAMAAAARSFVDMDQLHRAAGRRIAELIGVEAAHVCDGAASGISLMAAACMAGTDRERIARLPDTAGMRNRFVVQASHRNPFDQALRVSGGGFVQIDADADQLRQAVRRPDVAGVFYTHAWFCMGPALELAEVAEIAHQAGVPVIVDAAAEVPPPANLTRFVREGADLVTFSGGKAIRGPQASGIILGRADLVEACRLNNSPNMGIGRPMKVGKEEIVGLVKAVELYLGRDHAGDAGLWERRVRTIIAAVSDLPTVRAWRQLPYGVGQQIPHAAVTWDVETVGADHVEVMRRLRQGDPPIAVQYVSPDNYHWSTFTEPELRLHPHTLQEGEAEVVARRLREALGG, from the coding sequence GTGGACGTCTACGCTGAATTGGGTGTGACTCCCGTCATCAATGCTGCCGGCACCCTGACCAACCTTGGCGGCTCCCTCATGCCACCCGAGGTGCTGGAGGCCATGGCCGCGGCGGCGCGCTCCTTCGTGGACATGGACCAGCTGCACCGGGCCGCCGGCCGGCGCATCGCCGAGCTGATCGGGGTGGAGGCCGCTCACGTCTGCGATGGCGCCGCCTCCGGCATCTCCCTCATGGCGGCCGCCTGCATGGCCGGCACCGACCGGGAGAGGATCGCTCGGCTCCCCGATACCGCCGGCATGAGGAACCGCTTCGTGGTCCAAGCCTCCCACCGCAATCCCTTCGACCAGGCCCTCCGGGTGTCGGGAGGCGGCTTTGTCCAGATTGACGCGGACGCCGACCAACTGCGCCAGGCCGTGCGCCGGCCGGACGTGGCCGGCGTCTTCTACACCCATGCCTGGTTCTGCATGGGCCCGGCCCTGGAACTGGCCGAGGTAGCCGAGATCGCCCACCAGGCCGGGGTGCCCGTCATCGTGGACGCCGCGGCTGAGGTACCCCCGCCCGCCAACCTGACCCGGTTTGTGCGCGAGGGTGCCGACCTGGTGACCTTCAGCGGGGGCAAGGCCATCCGCGGCCCCCAGGCCAGTGGGATCATCCTGGGGCGGGCCGACCTGGTGGAGGCGTGCCGGCTGAACAACTCCCCCAACATGGGCATAGGCCGGCCCATGAAGGTGGGCAAGGAGGAGATCGTCGGGCTGGTGAAAGCGGTGGAGCTGTACCTCGGACGCGATCACGCCGGCGACGCCGGTCTGTGGGAGCGTCGCGTGCGGACCATCATCGCCGCCGTGAGCGACCTGCCCACGGTGCGCGCCTGGCGTCAGCTCCCCTATGGCGTGGGTCAGCAGATCCCTCATGCCGCTGTGACCTGGGATGTGGAGACGGTGGGAGCCGATCACGTGGAGGTGATGCGCCGGCTACGCCAGGGCGACCCACCCATCGCGGTGCAGTACGTGAGCCCGGACAACTACCATTGGAGCACCTTCACCGAGCCCGAGCTGCGCCTACACCCTCACACCCTCCAGGAGGGCGAGGCGGAAGTGGTCGCCCGGCGCCTGCGAGAAGCGCTGGGCGGCTGA
- a CDS encoding DUF2791 family P-loop domain-containing protein, translated as MRLELSLLGSFRAYLDDAPVTGFPSDKARALLAYLALESDRPHRREALAEMLWPDRSTADGLGNLRSLLSRLRQAITDHQAWPPFLLITRQAIQLNPESHCHTDVEDLAASDPDRLREAVAAYRGRLLEGLSVRDSPAFEEWVLLKQEEVERRYLWALARLSDHCQAQGDYREAEGYARRQLELEPWREEAHRQLMRALCLSGQRSAALAQYQVCLRVLQQELGAPPAPETIALYDSIRQRPMPGPAMAPIPPPTIVLPEDLPEDQLPPFVGRERELAQLGRYLEKAVSGQGQVAFVVGEPGSGKTMLLHEFAHRALETYPELVVASGSGNAYTGTGDPYLPFLDLLRMLTGDVQARHSQGAVTREQAQRLWQMVPQAAQAVVAHGPALLDVFVPAAPLLARARSVADSGNSWVAALEEATRRKGSTPPQPQLFEQFTQVVQTLARGRPLLLTVDDLQWADRGSIELLFHLGRRLADSPILLLGAYRPGEVALGREGERHPLEPVANELRSQYGTAPVDLDRAEGRRFLEALLDRETNRLPAQFRDTLYHHTGGHPLFTVELLQDLRERGGLVRDDQGCWREGPGLDWEGLPTRLEAVIGERVGRLPPQCRQMLEVASLEGEEFTAEVVARVLEVPALEIVHRLSGELARRHQLVRAQSLEHLDGQRLSRYRFRHYLFQRYLYQSLDRVEQAHLHEAVGRAQEEIWGEAADEMALQLAWHYEEAGLALMAAGAYLRAGDQAQWMAAMPQAEIHYRKGLALMATLPEEHRDVQTEMRLQTGLCVAAGLTRSAASPDLTPLYERALELCQRAGDAQLLLQVLAELEYHHEVRADYDRALEILAQAFGPLLTRGDPYALTWVHGLLGRVLRLLGHFGPARVHLETAAAWTASHSEEFAAPAWPPGLWWHLARVLGVLGYPEQGLRRCEELRQMAERLGHPAMLAMARGRTAWYRYELHREERTLDEWTAASATFQRETGGEWRDATAFRRAYRGEVLLHRGQAVEGSQHIRAAVEALVRDGFLYDVPEVLVWLAEAYLGAGRPDAGLNAAALGLRLVRRTSQRFAESSLHRAMGDLHRQRGRPHDEWLAEARYLSALDVARRQEAKLFELQAATALARLWRDQGKRKEAHDLLAGVYDWFTEGFEAYDLKQARALLQELT; from the coding sequence ATGCGCCTGGAGCTTTCCCTGCTCGGGTCGTTTCGAGCCTACCTCGACGACGCCCCCGTAACCGGCTTTCCTTCGGACAAGGCCCGGGCCCTGCTGGCCTACCTGGCCCTGGAGTCCGATCGCCCTCACCGGCGGGAGGCTCTGGCCGAGATGCTCTGGCCCGACCGATCCACCGCCGACGGCCTGGGCAACCTCCGCTCGCTCCTGTCTCGCTTGCGCCAGGCCATCACCGACCACCAGGCCTGGCCCCCGTTCCTGCTCATCACCCGCCAGGCCATCCAGCTCAACCCGGAAAGCCACTGCCACACCGACGTGGAAGACCTGGCCGCATCGGACCCGGACCGGCTCCGGGAGGCGGTGGCCGCCTATCGCGGCCGGCTCCTGGAGGGTCTCTCGGTGCGGGACAGCCCTGCCTTTGAGGAGTGGGTGCTGCTCAAGCAGGAAGAGGTGGAGCGGCGCTACCTCTGGGCCTTGGCCCGACTCTCCGACCACTGCCAGGCCCAGGGAGACTACAGGGAGGCCGAGGGCTACGCCCGCCGGCAACTGGAGCTGGAGCCCTGGCGGGAGGAGGCCCACCGCCAGCTCATGCGGGCCCTTTGCCTCTCGGGGCAGCGCAGCGCCGCCCTGGCCCAGTACCAGGTCTGCCTGAGGGTGCTACAGCAGGAGCTGGGAGCACCGCCGGCCCCTGAGACCATCGCCCTCTACGACAGCATCCGGCAGCGCCCCATGCCCGGACCGGCAATGGCTCCCATTCCCCCTCCGACCATCGTCCTGCCCGAGGACTTGCCTGAAGACCAGCTACCCCCCTTCGTGGGGCGGGAGCGGGAGCTGGCCCAGTTGGGCCGCTACCTCGAGAAGGCCGTTTCTGGACAGGGCCAAGTGGCTTTCGTGGTGGGCGAGCCGGGCAGCGGCAAGACCATGCTCCTGCATGAGTTCGCCCACCGGGCACTGGAGACCTACCCTGAGTTGGTGGTGGCCTCAGGAAGTGGCAACGCCTACACCGGCACGGGAGACCCCTACCTGCCCTTCCTGGACCTTCTGCGCATGCTCACCGGCGACGTCCAGGCCCGCCACTCCCAGGGTGCCGTCACCCGAGAGCAGGCCCAGCGCCTGTGGCAGATGGTGCCGCAGGCGGCCCAGGCCGTTGTCGCTCACGGCCCCGCCCTGCTCGATGTCTTCGTGCCCGCAGCGCCCCTGCTGGCCCGAGCCCGCAGCGTAGCGGACAGCGGTAACTCATGGGTGGCCGCCCTGGAGGAGGCCACTAGGAGGAAGGGCTCCACTCCTCCCCAGCCGCAGCTCTTCGAGCAGTTCACCCAGGTGGTGCAGACCCTGGCCCGAGGCCGCCCCCTGCTCCTGACCGTTGATGACCTGCAGTGGGCCGACAGAGGCTCCATCGAGCTGCTCTTCCACCTGGGGCGGCGGCTAGCGGACAGCCCCATCCTGCTCCTTGGGGCCTACCGACCGGGAGAGGTGGCCCTGGGCCGAGAGGGAGAGCGCCACCCCCTGGAGCCGGTGGCCAACGAGCTGCGAAGCCAGTACGGCACTGCCCCTGTGGACCTGGACCGGGCCGAGGGACGGAGGTTCTTGGAGGCGCTGCTAGACCGGGAGACCAATCGGCTCCCGGCTCAGTTTCGAGACACCCTCTACCATCACACCGGAGGCCACCCCCTCTTCACGGTGGAGTTGCTTCAGGACCTGCGGGAGCGGGGTGGGCTGGTGCGAGATGACCAGGGTTGCTGGAGGGAGGGGCCGGGGCTGGACTGGGAGGGGCTGCCCACTCGGCTGGAGGCGGTGATCGGGGAGAGGGTGGGGCGGCTGCCGCCCCAGTGCCGGCAGATGCTGGAGGTGGCCAGCCTGGAGGGGGAGGAGTTCACTGCCGAGGTGGTGGCCCGGGTGCTGGAGGTGCCGGCACTGGAGATCGTGCACCGTCTGAGCGGGGAGCTGGCCCGCCGCCACCAGCTGGTGCGGGCCCAGAGCCTGGAGCATCTGGATGGACAGAGGCTGTCCCGCTACCGCTTCCGCCACTACCTGTTCCAGCGCTACCTGTATCAGAGCCTGGACCGGGTGGAGCAGGCCCACCTGCACGAGGCGGTGGGCCGAGCCCAGGAGGAGATCTGGGGGGAGGCGGCGGATGAAATGGCCCTACAACTGGCCTGGCACTACGAAGAGGCAGGGCTGGCCCTGATGGCGGCGGGAGCCTACCTGCGCGCGGGAGACCAGGCGCAGTGGATGGCGGCGATGCCTCAGGCAGAGATCCACTACCGCAAGGGACTGGCGCTGATGGCAACCTTGCCCGAGGAGCATCGGGACGTGCAGACGGAGATGCGGCTGCAGACGGGCCTGTGCGTGGCGGCCGGGCTCACCAGGAGCGCCGCTTCGCCAGACCTGACCCCGCTGTACGAGCGGGCTCTGGAGCTATGCCAACGGGCCGGCGATGCCCAGCTGCTTCTCCAGGTGCTGGCTGAGCTGGAGTACCATCACGAGGTCAGGGCCGACTACGACCGGGCTCTGGAGATTCTGGCGCAGGCCTTCGGCCCCCTGCTGACTCGCGGCGATCCCTATGCCCTGACCTGGGTGCATGGGCTCTTGGGCCGGGTCCTCCGCCTGCTGGGCCACTTCGGCCCAGCGCGGGTACACCTGGAGACGGCGGCAGCCTGGACCGCCTCCCACTCGGAGGAATTCGCCGCCCCAGCTTGGCCCCCCGGTCTGTGGTGGCATCTGGCCAGGGTCCTGGGCGTGCTGGGCTACCCAGAGCAGGGACTCCGACGCTGCGAGGAGTTGCGCCAGATGGCCGAGCGGTTAGGACACCCCGCCATGCTGGCCATGGCCCGGGGCAGGACTGCTTGGTATCGCTATGAGTTGCACCGGGAGGAGAGAACCCTGGACGAGTGGACGGCAGCATCGGCGACGTTCCAGAGGGAGACTGGGGGCGAATGGAGGGATGCCACCGCTTTCCGCAGGGCGTACCGGGGCGAGGTGCTGCTCCACAGAGGCCAGGCAGTGGAAGGCAGCCAACACATCCGAGCCGCGGTGGAAGCACTGGTGCGCGATGGCTTCCTGTACGACGTTCCTGAGGTGCTGGTCTGGCTGGCAGAGGCCTACCTGGGAGCGGGGCGGCCGGATGCGGGGCTGAACGCGGCCGCCCTGGGGCTGCGCCTGGTACGCCGGACCAGCCAACGCTTTGCGGAATCGTCGCTGCACCGGGCCATGGGCGACCTGCACCGCCAACGCGGCCGCCCGCACGACGAGTGGCTGGCGGAGGCGCGCTACCTGAGTGCCCTAGACGTGGCCCGGCGGCAGGAGGCCAAGCTCTTCGAGCTACAGGCCGCCACTGCCCTGGCCCGCCTCTGGCGCGATCAGGGTAAGCGCAAGGAGGCCCACGACCTCCTCGCCGGCGTGTACGACTGGTTCACCGAAGGCTTCGAGGCATACGACCTCAAGCAGGCGCGGGCCCTGCTGCAGGAGTTGACCTGA
- a CDS encoding DUF3828 domain-containing protein — MKKWTLIAIGLVAVLGLAAWIGYPQLTGAAPANTTPSETVEAFYSWYIGLPMDQINTAYKDSDYLTEGFVQKVEQIRASFDRGGYDPILLAQDIPNEVKAVEETVSGDTALVRVETSFAGHSFLVELTQVGGEWRISDVRPAR; from the coding sequence ATGAAGAAGTGGACGCTGATCGCGATCGGGCTAGTGGCGGTGCTGGGCCTGGCGGCCTGGATAGGCTATCCGCAGCTCACCGGGGCCGCTCCCGCGAACACCACGCCCTCAGAGACGGTGGAGGCTTTCTACAGCTGGTACATCGGTCTCCCCATGGACCAGATCAACACCGCCTACAAGGACAGCGATTACCTGACCGAGGGCTTCGTACAGAAGGTGGAGCAGATCAGGGCTTCCTTCGACCGGGGCGGCTACGATCCCATCCTGCTGGCCCAGGACATACCCAACGAGGTGAAGGCGGTAGAGGAGACGGTTTCAGGGGACACAGCCCTGGTCAGGGTGGAGACCAGCTTCGCCGGGCACAGCTTCCTGGTGGAGTTGACCCAGGTGGGAGGCGAGTGGCGGATCAGCGACGTACGCCCCGCCAGGTAG
- a CDS encoding aminotransferase class V-fold PLP-dependent enzyme, with translation MPTIATEADLAINGGPKAIERFEAERSHRRPNVGLEEFLAIADTFGYSPEAQAQIRALLEAEDDRANPQLTRYYNPRPSRVAMFEETAREVFGVRYALGVNSGTSALMCAYVAAGVGPGSEVIVPAYTFYATAAAVVASRGIPVIAEINDTMTLDPEDVERKITPRTKAIVPVHMLGLAADMDPIMDIARRHNLTVIEDNAQACGGKYKGRYLGTIGDLGCFSLSSYKVVGAGEAGMVLTDDEWLYIRAMSQHDTAACWRPDRYARERRPGELFCGQNYRMSELEGAVNLVQLRKMEAQRVRYNSNMRRIIAGLETFPQTRLRPSNDPEGDLGYCIILLAESKEAASRIGPALAAEGLPAGARGVEGSRDWHIYTFWEQILEQKTATEEGCPFTCPFYEGPLPEYSVEMCARSADLFDRAIFLRVNQWWTESDCDRVAAAVNKVCRVYG, from the coding sequence GTGCCAACCATAGCAACGGAAGCGGATCTGGCCATCAACGGCGGCCCTAAGGCCATCGAGAGGTTCGAGGCCGAGCGCAGCCATCGCCGCCCCAACGTGGGCCTGGAGGAGTTCCTGGCCATCGCCGACACCTTCGGCTACTCGCCAGAGGCCCAAGCCCAGATCCGCGCCCTCCTGGAGGCCGAGGACGATCGGGCCAACCCGCAACTCACCCGCTACTACAACCCTCGCCCGTCGCGGGTGGCCATGTTCGAGGAGACCGCCCGCGAGGTCTTTGGGGTCAGGTATGCCCTGGGAGTGAACTCGGGCACCTCCGCCCTCATGTGCGCCTACGTGGCCGCCGGCGTCGGGCCCGGCAGCGAGGTTATCGTCCCTGCCTACACCTTCTACGCCACCGCCGCCGCCGTGGTAGCCTCCCGGGGCATCCCCGTCATCGCCGAGATCAACGATACCATGACCCTGGACCCCGAGGACGTGGAACGCAAGATCACCCCCCGCACCAAAGCCATCGTGCCCGTGCACATGCTGGGCCTGGCTGCTGACATGGATCCCATCATGGATATCGCCCGCCGGCACAACCTCACCGTGATCGAGGACAATGCCCAGGCCTGCGGCGGCAAGTACAAGGGCCGCTACCTGGGCACCATCGGCGATCTGGGCTGCTTCAGCCTGAGCAGCTACAAGGTCGTCGGCGCCGGGGAAGCGGGAATGGTGCTCACGGACGACGAGTGGCTCTACATCCGGGCCATGAGCCAGCACGACACGGCGGCCTGTTGGCGGCCAGACCGCTACGCCAGGGAGCGGCGGCCGGGCGAGCTCTTCTGCGGCCAGAACTACCGCATGTCCGAGCTGGAGGGAGCGGTGAACCTGGTGCAGCTCCGGAAGATGGAAGCCCAGCGGGTGCGCTACAACAGCAACATGCGCCGCATCATCGCCGGCCTGGAGACATTCCCTCAGACCCGCCTACGGCCCAGCAATGACCCGGAGGGCGACCTGGGGTACTGCATCATCCTCCTGGCAGAGAGCAAAGAGGCTGCCAGCCGCATCGGGCCTGCCCTCGCCGCCGAGGGGCTGCCCGCCGGGGCCCGGGGCGTGGAAGGCTCGCGGGACTGGCACATCTACACCTTCTGGGAGCAGATCCTGGAACAGAAGACAGCTACCGAGGAGGGCTGCCCCTTCACCTGCCCCTTCTACGAGGGTCCCCTGCCCGAGTACTCGGTGGAAATGTGCGCCCGCTCGGCTGACCTCTTTGACCGGGCCATATTCCTCCGGGTCAACCAATGGTGGACGGAGAGCGACTGCGACCGAGTGGCCGCCGCCGTCAACAAGGTCTGCCGGGTGTACGGGTAG